The Megalops cyprinoides isolate fMegCyp1 chromosome 10, fMegCyp1.pri, whole genome shotgun sequence genome window below encodes:
- the LOC118784439 gene encoding toll-like receptor 13, which yields MTESLVRMRRGLFFILLLRFGIWDGSKSGVWGLIMRHCVTFEEDLFRDIAGTVPCHHMQGLGLYAECNNVTDFRSDLQEVSPAVRSLCLYHRATTLPAHSFSQFGVLEVLSVDGKIEKAQSGAFLGLDSLTHLHLLFSDSLCREVSLESGVFQGLHNLKELRMNGLRFANVPNTVFSPLVGVSKLQLYGDCIEDIGEVFCRLPPWMLHLETLILSYNHIATIQNQGCEAGSRSWPVPVLSGIKTLDLSDNPIKKIVPESLKVFQNLSSLEFGLKGQWVGGIWESGIGSTGEILLRGDPSDRLPLGFGDLCSLVSRLGVKSLLLAYSVIEELSVEVLKKCNNGLKRLLLGFSEIKALDLGFWVGVDRIEFLEMNRIKLNNASFCTHGKGKVWNITTLNLPQNLLKAIETNQFACMPLLEQLDLEQNLIESLASGAFHGLQRLRTLSLVGNHIKVLVRSDFEGLVALEVLLLHDNHIGNIEEGVFRKQMALQELTIGKLEYIYQLYLSVLFYGFPPKLRHLRIDAGYGTYISIGSASAPDAPFDLELNGDLLEFSECDSPVFRKVRELKVGNGQFTCQSVFMARYFSNVESLEYHAHPEKILTDYTGINKLTKLRRLKLTDLNFLNHTDPGLTFRNLTNLKTLLLLNCRLNFLTKSIFSDLKSLRLLRLYSDNPMTILEGALYPLQSLSVLVFDRLDFYCDCTNSWLLDWLEGSRRVLAVYLQRQLCVLHYQRLNFLSTMERLCQTDVHILCCMSTAVCVSLFLSAALGYRFARWPFLVLFFRVRGWVERRLGNKRRKRREGEEEEEEEWKFDAFVSYSSRDEAWVMDELAPRLEQEGEPTLRLCLHNRDFEVGKGIVDNIAESVYSSRRTVCVLSRRYLRSDWCALEMRVATHRLLSEQKHRLILIFLERISPFELSAYHRLAKLAQTRTYLDWPEQEAERLEFWERLRRNIADRDGKEERSREGGSVL from the exons ATGACAGAAAGCCTGGTCAGGATGCGGCGAggtctcttttttattttgctgctcCGCTTTGGCATTTGGGATGGGAGTAAGAGTGGAGTTTGGGGTCTGATCATGCGCCACTGTGTGACTTTTGAGGAGGACCTCTTTCGGGACATTGCAGGAACTGTGCCTTGTCATCACATGCAAGGTCTGGGTCTCTATGCTGAATGCAACAATGTCACTGACTTCAGGTCAGACCTCCAAGAAGTCTCTCCTGCAGTTCGTTCCTTATGTCTTTACCACAGAGCAACTACCCTCCCTGCTCATTCTTTCTCGCAGTTTGGGGTTCTGGAGGTGTTGAGTGTGGATGGGAAAATAGAAAAGGCACAATCTGGTGCTTTTTTAGGATTGGACAGTTTGACACACTTGCACCTGCTCTTTTCTGACAGCCTCTGTAGAGAAGTGAGTTTGGAATCAGGAGTGTTCCAAGGCTTGCACAACTTGAAGGAGCTGCGAATGAATGGCTTACGCTTTGCTAACGTACCCAacactgttttttcccctctggtgGGGGTATCCAAACTGCAGTTATATGGGGACTGCATTGAAGACATCGGGGAGGTTTTTTGTCGGCTGCCGCCGTGGATGTTGCATTTGGAGACTTTGATATTGAGCTACAACCACATAGCCACAATTCAGAATCAAGGATGCGAAGCAGGATCAAGGAGCTGGCCCGTTCCAGTGCTATCCGGGATTAAGACCTTGGATCTGAGTGACAACCCAATCAAGAAAATTGTACCAGAGTCCTTGAAGGTCTTTCAGAACTTGTCTAGTCTTGAATTTGGTTTAAAAGGTCAGTGGGTGGGTGGCATTTGGGAATCTGGAATAGGAAGCACTGGGGAGATATTACTAAGGGGTGACCCTAGTGATAGACTCCCTCTTGGCTTTGGTGATTTGTGCAGTCTTGTCTCTCGACTGGGAGTGAAATCCTTACTACTCGCCTATTCCGTAATAGAGGAGCTGTCTGTAGAAGTgctaaaaaaatgcaacaatggATTGAAACGATTGCTTCTAGGCTTTAGTGAAATAAAAGCTCTGGATTTGGGGTTCTGGGTGGGTGTAGACAGGATAGAATTCCTGGAAATGAATAGAATTAAACTAAACAATGCCTCATTCTGTACTCATGGAAAAGGCAAAGTTTGGAATATCACAACTTTAAACTTGCCTCAAAATTTGCTAAAAGCCATAGAGACGAATCAGTTTGCTTGCATGCCACTTTTGGAACAACTTGATTTGGAGCAGAACTTAATTGAAAGTCTTGCAAGTGGTGCCTTCCATGGCTTGCAGCGGCTGAGGACCCTAAGCCTGGTAGGCAACCATATCAAAGTGCTGGTGCGATCAGATTTTGAAGGTCTTGTAGCTTTAGAGGTGTTGCTATTGCATGACAACCACATAGGAAATATTGAGGAGGGAGTATTCAGGAAGCAAATGGCACTGCAAGAGCTGACAATTGGGAAACTGGAGTATATCTATCAATTGTACCTCAGCGTGCTCTTTTATGGATTCCCACCAAAGTTACGTCACCTGAGGATAGATGCTGGATATGGAACTTATATCTCAATAGGGAGCGCATCAGCCCCTGATGCCCCCTTTGATCTGGAACTGAATGGGGATTTACTGGAATTTTCTGAATGTGACAGTCCAGTCTTCCGGAAGGTGCGCGAATTAAAAGTTGGCAATGGTCAGTTCACTTGCCAAAGTGTGTTTATGGCGCGATATTTCTCCAATGTGGAATCGCTTGAGTACCATGCACACCCAGAGAAGATCCTCACCGACTACACAGGGATCAACAAGCTCACCAAACTGAGGCGCCTTAAATTGACTGACCTCAACTTCCTCAACCACACGGATCCGGGTTTGACCTTCCGAAACCTCACCAACCTGAAAACCCTGCTTCTGCTCAACTGCCGCCTCAACTTCCTGACCAAAAGCATCTTCAGTGACCTGAAATCTCTTCGCCTTCTGAGGCTCTACAGTGACAACCCGATGACTATCTTGGAAGGGGCTCTGTACCCTCTGCAGTCACTTTCAGTCCTGGTTTTCGATCGGTTGGACTTCTACTGTGACTGTACCAACAGCTGGCTCCTGGACTGGCTCGAGGGTTCACGCCGCGTGCTGGCGGTCTACCTCCAGAGACAGCTCTGCGTCCTGCACTACCAGCGGCTCAACTTCCTGTCCACTATGGAGAGGCTCTGCCAGACGGACGTGCACATCCTGTGCTGCATGTCCACCGCTGTGTGCGTCTCCCTGTTCCTCTCCGCTGCCCTGGGGTACCGCTTCGCCCGCTGGCCCTTCCTGGTCCTGTTCTTCCGAGTGCGAGGCTGGGTGGAGAGGAGGCTGGGGAataagaggaggaagaggagggagggagaggaagaggaggaggaggaatggaAGTTTGACGCATTTGTGTCGTACAGCAGTCGAGATGAGGCGTGGGTAATGGATGAGCTGGCGCCCAGGCTGGAGCAGGAAGGTGAACCCACGCTGAGACTCTGCCTACACAACCGGGACTTTGAG GTAGGGAAGGGCATCGTTGACAACATCGCGGAGAGCGTGTATAGCAGCAGGCGAACCGTGTGCGTGCTGAGCCGCCGCTACCTGCGCAGCGACTGGTGTGCCCTGGAGATGCGGGTAGCCACGCATCGCCTGCTGTCCGAGCAAAAGCACCGGCTCATCCTCATCTTCCTGGAGCGCATCTCGCCCTTCGAGCTGTCTGCATACCACCG TTTAGCTAAACTGGCCCAGACACGTACCTACCTGGACTGGCCGGAGCAAGAAGCGGAAAGGttggaattctgggaaaggCTGCGCAGAAATATTGCTGACAGAGatggaaaggaggagaggagcagagagggagggtcTGTGCTCTGA
- the LOC118785228 gene encoding protein S100-A11-like, protein MESAISTLVSEFKTFAGKDGSSDTLSKEEFRCLVASQLPNFVQNSSDPAVIDQLMGSLDENNDGELTFLEFWQLIGRLANKHGGFSQ, encoded by the exons ATGGAATCTGCCATCAGCACGCTGGTTTCCGAGTTCAAGACCTTTGCTGGGAAGGATGGATCCTCGGACACTCTGAGCAAAGAAGAATTCCGCTGCCTGGTGGCATCCCAGCTGCCTAACTTTGTGCAG AATTCCAGTGACCCAGCAGTGATCGACCAACTCATGGGCTCATTGGATGAGAATAACGACGGTGAACTGACCTTCCTGGAGTTCTGGCAGCTGATTGGCAGACTGGCTAACAAGCATGGAGGCTTCAGCCAATAG
- the si:ch211-105c13.3 gene encoding protein S100-A16 produces the protein MESAIQTVVGVFLKSAKGKENLGEKDFQNLVKSQLHNIMTDTDSKEAVKEMRKGLDENHDGKVSFEEYMTLVGYLANSLSQQRCVSEETPAEAETEEAT, from the exons ATGGAGTCGGCCATTCAGACAGTGGTGGGAGTGTTCCTGAAGTCCGCTAAGGGCAAGGAGAACCTGGGAGAGAAGGACTTCCAGAACCTGGTCAAGAGCCAGCTGCACAACATCATGACG GACACGGACAGCAAAGAGGCGGTGAAGGAGATGCGCAAGGGACTGGACGAGAACCACGATGGCAAGGTCAGCTTCGAGGAGTACATGACCCTGGTGGGCTACCTGGCCAACTCGCTGAGCCAGCAGCGCTGCGTTTCCGAGGAGACGCCGGCCGAGGCGGAGACAGAGGAGGCCACATAG
- the s100t gene encoding S100 calcium binding protein T: protein MQLMIQTFHKYSGNEGDKYTLSRGELKEMLTQELGNYLGNPQDKDAVDKVMGDLDANNDGEVDFTEFIILVGALTVACNDFFLEYHKDDKKEK from the exons ATGCAGCTGATGATCCAAACCTTCCACAAGTACTCCGGGAACGAGGGGGACAAGTACACCCTGAGCCGGGGAGAGCTCAAGGAGATGCTGACCCAGGAGCTGGGCAACTACCTGGGG AATCCCCAGGACAAGGACGCCGTAGACAAGGTGATGGGGGACCTGGACGCCAACAATGACGGCGAGGTGGACTTCACCGAGTTTATCATCCTGGTGGGAGCCTTGACCGTCGCCTGCAATGACTTCTTCCTGGAGTACCACAAGGACGACAAGAAGGAAAAGTAG
- the chrnb2 gene encoding neuronal acetylcholine receptor subunit beta-2, which produces MKYFTRVECAVLLSAMGPWMLLYLLAIVKSSVAADTEERLVEHLLNPAHYNKLIRPATNGSELVTVQLMVSLAQLISVHEREQIMTTNVWLTQEWQDYRLTWVPEEFDGMVKVRLPSKHIWLPDVVLYNNADGMYEVSFYSNAVVSYDGSVFWLPPAIYKSACKIEVKHFPFDQQNCTLRFRSWTYDRTEIDLVLKTDVASMDDFTPSGEWDIIALPGRRNENPADSTYVDITYDFIIRRKPLFYTINLIIPCVLITSLAILVFYLPSDCGEKMTLCISVLLALTVFLLLISKIVPPTSLDVPLVGKYLMFTMVLVTFSIVTSVCVLNVHHRSPTTHTMPPWVKLVFLDKLPALLFMRQPRNNCERQRLRQRRRAKEQREGGRPGAAMMAGLGLAGIAFPKENADPCTCYVNRASVKQFGGDLAGGGSASTDGLNGLREGRDGGPAPLQSSNLPRGKQQPTAITQALLGQAVPGFEEAVEGVRFIANHMKSEDDDQSVSEDWKYVAMVIDRLFLWIFVFVCVFGTVGMFLQPLFQNYTAKTYMPG; this is translated from the exons ATGAAATATTTCACCCGCGTCGAATGTGCTGTCCTCCTCTCAGCGATGGGTCCTTGGATGCTGCTGTACCTCCTCGCCATTGTGAAAA GTAGCGTCGCAGCAGATACAGAGGAACGATTGGTGGAGCACCTCCTCAACCCTGCCCATTACAACAAATTGATCCGCCCGGCGACCAATGGCTCAGAGCTGGTGACAGTGCAGCTGATGGTGTCCCTGGCACAGCTGATAAGTgtg CACGAGAGAGAACAGATCATGACTACAAATGTCTGGTTAACACAG GAATGGCAGGACTACCGGCTGACATGGGTCCCAGAGGAGTTTGATGGGATGGTGAAGGTCAGACTGCCCTCCAAACACATTTGGCTGCCTGACGTGGTGCTGTACAACAA TGCTGATGGGATGTATGAAGTGTCCTTCTACTCCAATGCTGTTGTCTCCTACGATGGCAGCGTCTTCTGGCTCCCCCCAGCCATCTACAAGAGCGCCTGCAAGATCGAGGTCAAGCACTTCCCCTTCGACCAGCAGAACTGCACGCTCCGCTTCCGCTCCTGGACCTACGACCGCACCGAGATCGACCTGGTCCTGAAGACCGACGTGGCCAGCATGGACGACTTCACGCCCAGCGGCGAGTGGGACATCATCGCCCTCCCGGGCCGCCGCAACGAGAATCCGGCGGACTCCACCTACGTGGACATCACCTACGACTTCATCATCCGCCGCAAGCCGCTCTTCTACACCATCAACCTCATCATCCCCTGCGTCCTCATCACCTCGCTGGCCATCCTGGTCTTCTACCTGCCCTCCGACTGTGGCGAGAAGATGACCCTCTGCATCTCTGTGCTCCTGGCCCTCAccgtcttcctcctcctgaTCTCCAAGATCGTGCCCCCGACCTCGCTGGACGTCCCGCTGGTGGGCAAGTACCTGATGTTCACCATGGTGCTGGTGACCTTCTCTATCGTGACCAGCGTGTGCGTGCTCAACGTGCACCACCGCTCGCCCACCACCCACACCATGCCGCCCTGGGTGAAGCTGGTCTTCCTGGACAAGCTGCCCGCCCTGCTCTTCATGAGGCAGCCCAGGAACAACTGCGAGCGGCAGAGACTGCGGCAGAGGCGCAGGGCCAAGGAGCAGCGGGAAGGGGGGCGGCCGGGGGCGGCCATGATGGCGGGGCTGGGCCTGGCCGGGATCGCCTTCCCCAAAGAGAACGCTGACCCCTGCACCTGCTATGTGAACCGGGCCTCGGTGAAGCAGTTTGGGGGCGATCTGGCGGGAGGCGGGAGCGCCTCCACAGATGGACTGAACGGgctcagagaggggagggacgGCGGGCCCGCACCCCTCCAGTCCTCGAACCTACCCCGGGGGAAGCAGCAGCCCACAGCCATCACGCAGGCCCTGCTGGGGCAGGCTGTGCCCGGGTTCGAGGAGGCGGTGGAAGGGGTGCGGTTCATTGCCAACCACATGAAGAGCGAGGACGATGACCAGAGT gtAAGCGAGGACTGGAAGTACGTTGCCATGGTGATCGACCGCCTTTTCCTCTGGATTTTCGTCTTCGTCTGCGTGTTCGGCACGGTGGGCATGTTCCTGCAGCCCCTCTTCCAGAACTACACCGCCAAGACCTACATGCCAGGCTGA